A window of Halovivax gelatinilyticus genomic DNA:
CGGTGAGACGGTCGTCGACGTCCTCGTCGTCGATCGCGACTCGCCGTACGCGGATGGCGAATCCGTCGACGGAGAACCGAGTGGGAGGGCGCTCGTCACGACGATCGAGCACCCGCGCGTCGAGACCGACGCGACCCACGGCTCGGGCTGTGCGCTCTCGGCCGCCATCGCCGCCCGTCTCGCCCGCGGCGAGTCGCTCACCGAAGCCGTCGAAGGGGCGACGGACTTCATCGCCCGCGCGATCTCCCGGCCATACGACGTCGGGCGGGGACCGGGCGCCGTGAATCCGTCCGCCGACGTCGATCGGGGCGAATAGCCGACACCACCCGTTCGAGTCCGTGCGAGCCTTTTTGCCGATTGCGACGTAGTCGACGGCATGGTCGAGAGTCCGTTCGACGTCGAGATTCGCGTCGGCGAGGTGACCGCCGCCGAGTCGTTCCCGGAGACGAACAAAGAGGCGATGACGAAGCTCTGGATCGACCTGGGTGACGAGGAAATTCAGTCGGCTGCTCAGCTCGACTATCACTACGATCCCGACGACCTCGTCGGTCGACGCGTTCTCTGTGCGACGAACCTCGGGAGCGTTCGCATTGCCGGGTTCAAATCCGAGGCGCTAACCGTCGGCGTTCCGAGCGACGAGGGCTATCCCGTGCTGGTGTCCCCGGACGACGAAGTCGACGTCTCTCTGGGTGCGATATTGTACTGACGACCGGAGTACGCCTGCGTAGGCGGCCGTCAGTCGAGGAGTCCGAGTTCGTATCCGTCAGCCGAACGGTCTAGCGACGGCCACCGATTTTATGACCGTTCCCAGCTATCGAAGCGTAATGTCGACGCTCGTCACCGCGTACATGACGACGGTCTTTTTGGCCGTCCTCCTGAGCGTCGCGATTACGATTCTCGCCGTACGCAAGTGGGAAAATCCCGAATCTCGAGCGCTCGCAGCCCTAACAACCGGGATCGCACTCTGGACGGGTGGCGACTTCGTGAGTATGTTCGCCAGTTCCCGCGAGTGGACCATCCGCTGGTTGCAGGTCCACTGGCTGGGCGTCGTCATCGTTCCCGTCGCAGTGTTCGTCTTTATCCTCGTCTACACCGGCCGCGGTGAACGGCTCTCGCGCGGACGCGTGGCCGGCCTCTACGCCCTCCCCGCCGTGACGTACCTCCTCGTGCTGTCGAGTCCGGCCCACGACCTCATCTGGACGGCGATCGAGCCCACGAGCGCGTCGCCGGTCGGCTACGCGTTCACGAACGGTCCGGCGTTCTACGTCTACGCCCTGTACGCCTACGGGTTACTCGCGGTTGCGTCCGTCCTGCTCGGCGTCTTCATCCTCCGATCGAACGACCTCTACCGCGGACAGGCCTCCCTGCTCATGGTCGCCGCGCTCGCTCCCTGGGCGAGCAACCTCGGATACGTGTTCGGCGGACGGGTTCTAGACGTCACGTCGATCGGATTCGCCGTCACCGCGGTCGCACTTGGGGTGGCGCTCTACCGGTATCGGCTGACCGACGTCATGCCCATCGCTCGAACCACCGTCGTCGAGCACATCAACGACGGCGTGATCGTTCTCGACCGTGAGGACCGTCTCGTCGACGTGAATCGACGGGCCGCCCCGTATATCCGGACCGAACGGGGCGATTCCCCGCTAGGCCGTCGCGCGAGCGAGGTCCTCCCGGACCCGATGGTCGACCGGCTCACGCAACACGCGGATCGATCCGAACCC
This region includes:
- a CDS encoding tRNA-binding protein — encoded protein: MVESPFDVEIRVGEVTAAESFPETNKEAMTKLWIDLGDEEIQSAAQLDYHYDPDDLVGRRVLCATNLGSVRIAGFKSEALTVGVPSDEGYPVLVSPDDEVDVSLGAILY